The Streptomyces sp. NBC_01275 genome has a segment encoding these proteins:
- a CDS encoding acetyl/propionyl/methylcrotonyl-CoA carboxylase subunit alpha: protein MILRRVLIANRGEIALRILRTCRRLGIETVLAASDADLASVPARLADRVVRLGPPPPSASYLDVDAVLAAAKTAGADAIHPGYGFLSENQRLAQACAEAGIVFIGPTVEQLAAVGDKLEARRHAIAAGLPVVPGGPLDNPGDAARLAAEIGFPLLIKAVGGGGGRGMKQVHDPAALAATIDLAMAEAGAAFGDPRVYLERFVATGRHVEVQLLADGENVVHLGTRDCSVQRRYQKLIEEAPAPVIAPALREEMHRAAVALGKHLEYRGLGTVEFLVDVDRGTFYFLEMNARIQVEHPVTEAITGLDLVAEQLAVAEGRSLSFGQADVSFSGHAIECRINAEDWARDFQPSPGTVTEAVWPLGEGIRIDTHLQAGATVPPYYDSLLAKLIVHGRDRDEALARLRGALARCAIDGVSTNTALHQAVLEEADFVEGGVDTAWFTRFLRDHPATPSTDTAGSAAGGGSRG, encoded by the coding sequence GTGATCCTGCGACGTGTCCTGATCGCCAACCGGGGCGAGATCGCCCTGCGGATCCTGCGTACCTGCCGACGGCTCGGCATCGAGACGGTGCTCGCCGCCTCCGACGCCGATCTCGCCTCCGTACCCGCCCGGCTGGCCGACCGGGTGGTCCGCCTCGGCCCTCCCCCGCCGTCGGCCAGTTATCTGGATGTGGACGCCGTGCTCGCGGCGGCGAAGACCGCGGGAGCCGACGCCATCCACCCCGGCTACGGCTTCCTCTCCGAGAACCAGCGGCTGGCCCAGGCATGCGCCGAGGCGGGCATCGTGTTCATCGGCCCCACCGTCGAGCAGCTCGCGGCCGTCGGCGACAAGTTGGAAGCCCGTCGGCACGCCATCGCGGCAGGGCTCCCGGTGGTACCCGGCGGACCGCTCGACAACCCCGGGGACGCCGCGCGACTCGCCGCGGAGATCGGCTTTCCCCTCCTGATCAAGGCGGTCGGCGGTGGCGGTGGCCGGGGCATGAAGCAGGTGCACGACCCGGCCGCGCTGGCCGCCACCATCGACCTGGCCATGGCAGAGGCGGGCGCCGCCTTCGGTGACCCCCGTGTCTACCTCGAACGCTTCGTCGCGACCGGACGTCACGTCGAGGTCCAGCTCCTCGCCGACGGCGAGAACGTCGTCCACCTCGGCACCCGGGACTGTTCCGTGCAGCGCCGCTACCAGAAACTCATCGAGGAGGCACCCGCGCCCGTCATCGCCCCGGCCCTGCGCGAGGAGATGCACCGCGCCGCGGTGGCCCTCGGCAAGCACCTGGAGTACCGGGGCCTGGGCACGGTCGAGTTCCTCGTCGACGTCGACCGGGGCACCTTCTACTTCCTGGAGATGAACGCACGAATCCAGGTCGAGCACCCGGTCACCGAGGCCATCACCGGGCTGGACCTCGTCGCCGAGCAACTGGCCGTCGCCGAAGGCCGATCACTCTCCTTCGGTCAGGCGGACGTCTCCTTCTCCGGCCACGCCATCGAGTGCCGGATCAACGCCGAGGACTGGGCCCGTGACTTCCAGCCGAGCCCCGGCACGGTCACCGAGGCGGTCTGGCCGCTCGGTGAGGGCATCCGGATCGACACCCATCTCCAGGCAGGCGCCACTGTGCCGCCGTACTACGACTCCCTGCTGGCGAAGCTGATCGTCCACGGACGGGACCGGGATGAGGCACTGGCCCGGTTGCGCGGCGCCCTCGCGCGCTGCGCGATCGACGGGGTCAGCACCAACACCGCCCTGCACCAAGCGGTGCTGGAGGAAGCCGACTTCGTCGAAGGCGGTGTGGACACCGCCTGGTTCACCCGGTTCCTTCGCGACCATCCGGCGACCCCATCGACCGACACCGCCGGATCGGCGGCCGGAGGAGGCAGCCGTGGCTGA
- a CDS encoding PEP-utilizing enzyme translates to MNDARPVSSFPLPSELTDVAGAEDWASMYPYYTRFQPEDDQRFWFYNAMHFPEPMPAFDAVTAEAPYTALGANTARMFVFPTTLGIEHRIVNGRVYITANPVTDPEEIQRRLALFSERAGHYYENWDELYQGWVTRITGLIDEVQRIEVPRLSEFEDADVIFQAKGVAQNHYLRENYNRLMDLYSKMWHHHSEFLMLGYGAYVVFFEFCKTSFPEIPDQDVARMVAGIDVILYRPDDELKKLAKLAVEYGVDDLFVEGCDPDKVLAALAARGDDGRRWLTALDDAREPWFNMSTGAGFYHHHRSWNDDLTVPFAALPGYVDQARRGELLDRPTEQLRTERERIAQEYRSLLSGEDEQAAFDQMLGLARAVFPFIEDHNFYCEHYFTTKFYGKVREFGELLRDQGVLADTEDVFQLSHTEVGQALTDVMLAWAAGTKPVGSARVQRMVTERRGMLETLAGWSPPPALGPVPEALNDPAVRMLWGITAETIQAWSTPAEAGDHEVRGFAASPGVVEGTARVLMSANDIGQVREGEVLVCPVTAPSWGPVFGKIAAAVSDIGGTMSHAAIVAREYGLPAVVGTGHATKRITTGQRLRVDGDRGIVTILD, encoded by the coding sequence GTGAACGATGCCAGACCCGTCTCTTCCTTCCCTCTTCCCTCCGAGCTCACCGACGTCGCGGGCGCCGAGGACTGGGCGTCGATGTACCCCTATTACACCCGCTTCCAGCCCGAGGACGACCAGCGGTTCTGGTTCTACAACGCGATGCACTTCCCCGAGCCGATGCCCGCGTTCGACGCCGTCACGGCGGAGGCGCCCTACACCGCTCTCGGCGCCAATACGGCGCGCATGTTCGTCTTCCCCACCACGCTCGGCATTGAGCACCGCATCGTCAACGGCCGGGTGTACATCACCGCCAACCCGGTGACCGACCCGGAGGAGATCCAGCGCAGGCTCGCGCTGTTCAGCGAGCGGGCGGGCCACTACTACGAGAACTGGGACGAGCTCTACCAGGGCTGGGTCACCCGCATCACCGGCCTGATCGACGAAGTGCAGCGGATCGAGGTGCCACGGCTGTCCGAGTTCGAGGACGCGGACGTGATCTTCCAGGCGAAGGGCGTGGCACAGAACCACTACCTGCGCGAGAACTACAACCGGCTCATGGACCTGTACTCCAAGATGTGGCACCACCACTCGGAGTTCCTGATGCTGGGGTACGGCGCCTACGTGGTGTTCTTCGAGTTCTGCAAGACGTCGTTCCCCGAGATCCCCGACCAGGACGTCGCCCGGATGGTCGCGGGGATCGACGTGATCCTCTATCGCCCCGACGACGAGCTGAAGAAGCTGGCGAAGCTTGCCGTCGAGTACGGCGTCGACGATCTGTTCGTCGAGGGCTGCGACCCGGACAAGGTACTGGCCGCCCTCGCAGCCCGCGGGGACGACGGCCGGAGGTGGCTGACGGCCCTGGACGACGCGCGGGAGCCGTGGTTCAACATGTCGACCGGCGCCGGTTTCTACCATCACCACCGCAGCTGGAACGACGACCTCACGGTGCCGTTCGCGGCGTTGCCCGGCTACGTCGACCAGGCACGGCGCGGCGAGCTGCTCGACCGCCCCACGGAACAGCTCAGGACGGAGCGCGAACGCATCGCCCAGGAATACCGCTCCCTGCTGTCCGGCGAGGACGAGCAGGCGGCCTTCGACCAGATGCTCGGTCTGGCCAGAGCCGTGTTCCCCTTCATCGAGGACCACAACTTCTACTGCGAGCACTACTTCACCACGAAGTTCTACGGGAAGGTCCGCGAGTTCGGTGAGCTGCTGCGCGACCAGGGTGTCCTGGCCGACACCGAGGACGTCTTCCAGCTGAGCCACACCGAGGTCGGCCAGGCCCTGACCGATGTGATGCTCGCCTGGGCGGCAGGAACCAAGCCCGTCGGGTCGGCCAGGGTCCAGAGAATGGTCACCGAGCGGAGGGGGATGCTGGAGACCCTCGCGGGCTGGTCCCCGCCGCCGGCGCTGGGCCCCGTCCCCGAGGCGCTCAACGACCCGGCGGTGCGCATGCTGTGGGGCATCACCGCGGAGACCATCCAGGCCTGGTCGACACCGGCCGAGGCGGGCGACCACGAGGTGCGCGGGTTCGCCGCCTCGCCGGGCGTGGTCGAGGGCACCGCCCGGGTGCTGATGAGCGCCAACGACATCGGTCAGGTGCGGGAGGGCGAGGTGCTGGTCTGTCCGGTGACCGCGCCCAGCTGGGGGCCCGTCTTCGGCAAGATCGCGGCCGCCGTCTCGGACATCGGCGGCACCATGTCGCACGCGGCGATCGTGGCCCGCGAGTACGGGCTGCCCGCCGTCGTCGGCACGGGACACGCCACCAAGCGGATCACCACGGGGCAGCGGCTGCGGGTGGACGGCGACCGCGGCATCGTCACCATTCTCGACTGA
- a CDS encoding PEP/pyruvate-binding domain-containing protein — MDTSPLVRRFGDLRLTDRPTVGGKGASLGELTFAGAPVPPGYVVTTAAFEAFLHVLDPGGEIRARVEALEAEDIEAIAHATAPVRERIEAAELPEEIAAAIRDHYRDLDSESDTPGEPAPVAVRSSATSEDAEDASFAGLQDTYLWVRGEDSLVEHVRRCWASLYSVESVSYRRRLGLPEQDLAMAVVVQRMIDPRCAGVMFTRSPLTGDRSVVALEGSWGLGSALVSGDVTPDKYVVGKVTGDICSRTVSAKLRQHRMDPSGAGVVEEDVPEYLRSEPCLSDTEIHELVRIGRQVESHYGTPQDIEWAISRNLVPGHNIFLLQSRPETVWANREKAPTAAPKARAFDHVLSLLGGAGKGGGTP, encoded by the coding sequence ATGGACACCTCACCCCTCGTCCGCCGGTTCGGAGATCTCCGGCTCACCGACCGGCCCACCGTCGGCGGCAAGGGCGCCAGCCTGGGCGAACTCACCTTCGCCGGCGCCCCGGTACCGCCCGGATACGTCGTGACCACCGCCGCCTTCGAGGCCTTCCTCCACGTCCTCGACCCGGGTGGCGAGATCCGCGCCCGCGTCGAGGCTCTGGAGGCCGAGGACATTGAGGCGATCGCCCACGCGACCGCACCCGTCAGGGAGCGCATCGAAGCGGCCGAGCTGCCGGAGGAGATCGCGGCAGCGATCCGGGACCACTACCGGGACCTGGACAGCGAGTCCGACACCCCCGGTGAGCCCGCCCCCGTCGCCGTACGCTCCAGTGCCACCAGCGAGGACGCGGAGGACGCCAGCTTCGCCGGGCTCCAGGACACCTACCTGTGGGTGCGTGGTGAGGACTCCCTGGTGGAGCACGTCCGGCGTTGCTGGGCCAGCCTCTACAGCGTGGAGTCGGTCAGCTACCGGCGGCGGCTGGGCCTGCCGGAGCAGGACCTCGCGATGGCCGTCGTCGTCCAGCGCATGATCGACCCGCGCTGCGCCGGTGTCATGTTCACCCGCAGCCCACTCACCGGAGACCGATCCGTCGTGGCTCTCGAAGGGTCCTGGGGCCTGGGATCGGCACTCGTCAGCGGCGATGTGACGCCCGACAAGTACGTGGTCGGCAAGGTCACCGGGGACATCTGCTCCCGTACGGTCTCGGCGAAGCTGCGCCAGCACCGGATGGACCCCAGCGGGGCCGGAGTCGTCGAGGAGGACGTACCGGAGTACCTGCGAAGCGAGCCCTGTCTGTCCGACACGGAGATCCACGAACTGGTACGGATCGGCCGACAGGTCGAATCCCACTACGGGACCCCGCAGGACATCGAGTGGGCGATCTCCCGCAACCTCGTGCCCGGCCACAACATCTTCCTGCTCCAGAGCCGCCCCGAGACGGTATGGGCGAATCGTGAGAAGGCGCCGACAGCCGCCCCCAAGGCCAGGGCATTCGACCACGTGCTGTCACTGCTGGGCGGAGCCGGCAAAGGCGGAGGCACCCCGTGA
- a CDS encoding biotin/lipoyl-containing protein, translating into MSLTGEDVQDILRIIDDMDVDRLQLRTGRFELSLRRATDGEWTQSARTTAEPVLVDREAREQPADGGGTPPAKQAVSTREGLTEVRTPLPGAFYRAPKPGAPPFVRIGDEVTETTVVGIVETMKLMNSVYAGVTGVVAEVALADGDFVEQGAVLMHIDTTSAGAATP; encoded by the coding sequence GTGAGCCTGACCGGCGAGGACGTCCAGGACATCCTGCGGATCATCGACGACATGGACGTCGATCGCCTCCAACTGCGCACCGGCCGGTTCGAACTGTCGCTGCGCCGTGCAACCGACGGCGAGTGGACACAGTCCGCCCGTACGACTGCCGAGCCGGTGCTGGTCGATCGTGAAGCGCGGGAGCAGCCGGCGGACGGGGGCGGAACCCCACCGGCCAAGCAGGCGGTGTCCACCCGCGAAGGCCTGACCGAGGTACGTACGCCGTTGCCGGGAGCCTTCTACCGCGCGCCGAAGCCCGGGGCGCCGCCCTTCGTCCGGATCGGGGACGAGGTCACCGAGACCACGGTGGTCGGGATCGTCGAGACGATGAAGTTGATGAACTCCGTGTACGCCGGGGTGACCGGCGTGGTGGCAGAAGTCGCTCTCGCCGACGGTGACTTCGTCGAGCAGGGCGCCGTGCTGATGCACATCGACACGACGTCCGCAGGGGCGGCGACGCCGTGA